One part of the Haliaeetus albicilla chromosome 9, bHalAlb1.1, whole genome shotgun sequence genome encodes these proteins:
- the NCEH1 gene encoding neutral cholesterol ester hydrolase 1 isoform X2: protein MAESLNAVVVSVEYRLVPEVCFPEQFHDALRATKHFLQPDVLAEYSVDPSRIAISGDSAGGNLAAAVCQQLSKDEHLTIRPKLQALIYPVLQAFDFNTPSYQQNMNMPVLPRYVMINYWIDYFNGNYDFAHSLLINNHTALDVGQALSFRGRLNWTSLLPSSFKKNYKPVIQTTGKAEIIQEIPALLDVRAVPLLAENETLQLQPKTYILTCENDVLRDDGVMYAKRLENAGVEVTLDHFDDCFHGCMIFTIWPTDFSAGIQTRNSYIKWLDENL from the exons ATGGCTGAATCTCTCAATGCTGTAGTTGTCTCAGTTGA ATACAGGCTGGTACCAGAGGTGTGCTTCCCTGAGCAATTCCACGATGCTCTCCGTGCTACTAAGCATTTTTTGCAGCCTGATGTCTTAGCTGAGTATTCAGTTGACCCAAGTCGAATTGCAATTTCTGGCGACAGTGCAGGAGGAAATTTGGCAGCTGCTGTGTGTCAGCAG CTTAGCAAAGATGAGCATTTGACCATCAGACCGAAACTACAGGCCTTAATTTATCCAGTCCTCCAGGCATTTGACTTCAATACACCTTCTTATCAGCAGAACATGAATATGCCCGTTCTGCCTCGTTATGTCATGATCAACTATTGGATAGATTATTTCAATGGTAATTACGACTTTGCTCACTCACTACTGATTAACAACCACACTGCTCTTGACGTTGGCCAAGCTCTCTCTTTCAGAGGACGTCTGAACTGGACATCTCTACTGCCTTCATCGTTCAAAAAGAACTACAAGCCTGTAATACAAACCACAGGCAAGGCTGAAATCATCCAGGAGATACCGGCGCTGCTTGACGTACGAGCAGTCCCCCTCcttgcagaaaatgaaactctgcagctgcagccaaaGACTTACATCCTGACCTGTGAGAATGATGTCCTGCGAGACGACGGGGTGATGTACGCCAAGCGCTTGGAGAACGCCGGCGTGGAAGTCACGCTTGATCACTTCGATGACTGCTTTCATGGCTGTATGATATTCACCATTTGGCCTACTGATTTCTCTGCAGGCATTCAGACCAGAAACAGCTATATAAAATGGCTGGATGAAAACCTCTGA